A portion of the Fulvia fulva chromosome 1, complete sequence genome contains these proteins:
- a CDS encoding Ubiquitin-conjugating enzyme E2 Z, translating to MAQVNTSGAIQRLTRELACAEKNEDLSLKVAYRDNDVRSVRAMIIGPPDTPYEFGFFEFDMKFPKEYPIKNPHVVCITTNGGRTRFNPNIYAEGKVCLSILGTWRGNPGEEWSSAQGLESVLLSIQSLMSPNPFENEPGYETAKKEEPNPSAYIAKIRHETLRISVMQRMESILQIKPERSEPVAKKLKSRASAAVPEPPQSPPDSNSDAASGSSAYEYNAEATFNALDLVQWDPFADLVKRRFLWYYDSYVRSINKFSNDQKDGAAFKRAEFEFPPNSMEGNFDYRGLRSRLGAIMDKLNEEKRLWEQQGLQQVAQSSQMATQLAFQFKQLQYSWNEGQYSGPRLEVNLPDPNNPFVWQLTLFGEPMSNLDGGIFNMKLHIPPKFPSAQPRVTVETPIFHHRVSSNGNLCYFPVKEDEINSHLQAIIDSIVDDDDKVKYDPRCAVNPESFELRFGGTDKRKIYNRKLRRSAQESSEFL from the exons ATGGCGCAAGTCAACACCTCAGGAGCGATTCAGCGTTTGACACGCGAGCTGGCGTGCGCCGAGAAGAATGAGGATCTGTCGCTCAAGGTCGCATACCGCGATAACGACGTGCGTTCAGTACGAGCCATGATCATAGGCCCTCCGGACACTCCATACGAATTTGGCTTCTTCGAGTTCGACATGAAG TTTCCAAAAGAATACCCGATCAAGAACCCACATGTTGTATGCATCACCACCAATGGTGGTAGAACGCGTTTCAACCCCAACATCTACGCTGAAGGGAAGGTGTGCCTCTCAATCCTGGGAACATGGCGAGGCAACCCCGGCGAAGAGTGGTCTAGTGCACAAGGCTTGGAAAGCGTCTTGCTGAGCATTCAGAGTCTCATGTCCCCAAACCCATTCGAAAACGAGCCTGGCTACGAGACCGCAAAGAAGGAAGAGCCGAACCCGAGCGCCTACATCGCAAAGATCAGACACGAAACATTGCGCATATCCGTCATGCAGCGAATGGAGAGCATACTTCAGATAAAGCCCGAGAGATCCGAGCCTGTCGCAAAAAAGTTGAAAAGCAGGGCCAGTGCTGCGGTGCCCGAGCCACCACAATCACCACCCGACAGCAACAGCGACGCGGCTTCCGGCAGCTCAGCATACGAGTACAATGCCGAAGCCACCTTCAATGCTCTTGACCTGGTACAATGGGATCCATTCGCGGACCTTGTCAAACGACGCTTCCTCTGGTACTACGACTCGTACGTCCGCTCTATCAACAAATTCAGCAACGACCAGAAGGATGGTGCTGCCTTCAAACGAGCGGAATTCGAGTTCCCTCCAAACAGTATGGAGGGTAACTTCGACTACAGAGGTCTGAGATCACGACTTGGGGCCATCATGGACAAGCTCAATGAGGAGAAACGCCTGTGGGAACAGCAGGGCTTACAACAAGTCGCTCAGTCCAGCCAAATGGCGACACAGCTTGCTTTTCAGTTCAAGCAGCTGCAGTACAGCTGGAACGAAGGTCAGTACAGCGGGCCGCGCTTGGAAGTCAACCTGCCCGACCCCAACAATCCTTTTGTGTGGCAGCTTACTCTCTTCGGCGAGCCGATGAGCAATCTGGATGGCGGTATCTTCAACATGAAACTGCACATCCCGCCGAAATTCCCCAGTGCGCAACCTCGCGTCACAGTTGAGACACCCATATTCCATCACCGCGTGAGCAGCAACGGCAATCTTTGCTACTTTCCGGTCAAGGAAGACGAGATTAACTCCCACCTTCAAGCTATTATCGACTCGATCGTCGACGATGACGACAAAGTCAAGTACGATCCGCGCTGCGCAGTCAATCCCGAATCCTTCGAGCTGCGGTTTGGAGGTACCGACAAGCGAAAGATCTACAACAGGAAACTGCGAAGAAGCGCCCAAGAGTCCAGTGAGTTCTTGTGA
- a CDS encoding Replication factor C subunit 5 — MALLVDKHRPRTLETLTYHPDLSDRLRALANSGDFPHLLVYGPSGAGKKTRITATLRQLYGPGVEKIKIDSRVFQTTTNRKLEFNIVSSNYHLEITPSDVGNYDRVVVQDLLKEVAQTQQVDLAAKQRFKVVVINEADHLTRDAQAALRRTMEKYSPNLRLILLANSTSNIIAPIRSRCLLVRVAAPTEEEICEVLARVGKDERYQSCEPLEKKIARDSKRNLRRALLMFEAVHAQNENVSEKTPIPPPDWEALIEAIAKEIIAERSPARIMQARAKLYDLLSHCIPATTILKTLTFKLMPKLDDSLKPEIVKWSAFYEHRIRNGSKVIFHLEAFVAKFMRIYEGHLLGMDLDFDD, encoded by the exons ATGGCGCTTCTCGTCGACAAACATCGTCCTCGTACACTCGAAACGCTTACATACCATCCCGATCTCTCTGACCGTCTCCGAGCATTGGCAAACTCCGGCGACTTCCCCCATCTGCTCGTGTACGGACCGTCTGGTGCTGGCAAGAAGACGCGCATCACGGCAACATTGCGCCAGCTGTATGGTCCTGGCGTTGAGAAAATCAAGATTGACAGCCGTGTCTTCCAAACAACGACCAACCGCAAACTCGAATTCAACATTGTCTCCTCCAACTACCACCTCGAGATCACGCCCTCAGACGTCGGCAACTATGACAGAGTGGTGGTGCAGGATCTACTGAAAGAGGTGGCTCAGACACAGCAGGTCGATTTGGCTGCGAAACAGAGATTCAAGGTTGTCGTCATCAATGAGGCAGACCATCTGACACGAGATGCTCAAGCTGCGCTGAGACGAACGATGGAGAAGTACAGCCCGAACTTGCGTCTCATCCTGCTAGCCAATAGTACGAGCAACATCATCGCGCCCATTCGATCACGTTGCCTGCTGGTGAGAGTAGCTGCGCCGACGGAAGAGGAGATCTGTGAAGTGCTGGCCAGAGTGGGCAAGGACGAACGATATCAGTCTTGTGAGCCGCTCGAGAAGAAGATTGCGAGGGATAGTAAGCGAAATTTGCGCAGAGCTCTGTTGATGTTTGAAGCTGTTCATGCTCAAAA TGAAAATGTGTCTGAGAAGACTCCGATCCCTCCTCCTGACTGGGAGGCATTGATCGAAGCGATAGCCAAGGAAATCATCGCCGAGCGGTCTCCTGCGCGGATAATGCAAGCGAGAGCAAAGCTGTACGACCTGCTCTCGCATTGCATCCCAGCTACGACGATTCTCAAA ACACTCACTTTCAAGCTCATGCCAAAGCTCGACGACAGCCTGAAGCCCGAAATCGTAAAGTGGAGCGCCTTCTACGAACACCGCATCCGAAATGGGTCCAAGGTCATCTTCCACCTCGAGGCTTTCGTGGCCAAATTCATGCGCATCTACGAGGGACACCTGCTGGGCATGGATCTTGACTTTGACGACTAA
- a CDS encoding putative alpha-L-arabinofuranosidase C: MTTFTKLEAGKQASISVHPDRKLSNINDNIYGGFTEHMGRCIYGGLYDPDNSNKDLIDEHGFRKDVIEAMKELDCPVVRYPGGNFVATYHWLDGVGPKEKRSRRPELAWLGVESNQFGTDEFMQWCEIVGTEPYLALNFGTGTLDEALAWLEYCNSTQDTHYANLRRRHGREKPYNVKYWALGNECWGPWQVEQMTKEDYSKKAYQWAKALKLLDPSITLILCGETGHSTWDFYTLKECVRWDQHALGAGNVTASLIDMHSIHIYTACDSDPLKNAVAPRSAERAIEICASLIDLARIENGVPASVPRQSICFDEWNVWDPKRAPGDLGAEEQYTLSDALAVGIWLNVFIRQSKHVGMANIAQSVNVISPLMTSKDGIYKQTIWWPLLLFSKYMRGHTIATHVSCGAYEGETEPKWLQTAADTPWLDVSATVSEDGWVSMAVVNVHQTDDFEVKLDGVGAEGGKVDVYTVTGKEWNVTNTADTQSVGIEESTWDGQGSYKFSKMSVTMLRWKA; encoded by the exons ATGACGACCTTCACCAAGCTGGAAGCAGGCAAGCAGGCCAGCATCTCAGTCCATCCAGATCGCAAGCTCAGCAACATCAACGACAACATATATGGAGGCTTCACAGAGCACATGGGTCGCTGCATATATGGCGGCCTGTACGATCCAGACAACTCCAACAAGGACTTGATCGACGAGCACGGCTTCCGTAAAGACGTGATTGAGGCAATGAAAGAGCTCGATTGCCCAGTTGTGAGATATCCTGGAGGCAACTTTGTTGCAACTTACCACTGGCTTGATGGTGTTGGACCGAAAGAGAAACGCTCAAGAAGGCCAGAGCTAGCATGGCTTGGTGTTGAGAGCAACCAATTCGGGACTGACGAGTTCATGCAATGGTGCGAGATTGTGGGGACGGAGCCATATCTGGCGCTCAACTTCGGCACTGGCACTCTCGATGAAGCACTCGCCTGGCTGGAGTACTGCAACTCTACGCAAGATACACACTATGCGAACCTGAGGCGAAGGCATGGTCGCGAGAAGCCTTACAACGTCAAGTACTGGGCGCTAGGCAATGAATGCTGGGGACCATGGCAAGTCGAGCAGATGACGAAAGAAGACTACTCAAAGAAAGCATACCAATGGGCGAAAGCACTGAAACTCCTCGACCCTTCCATCACCCTCATCCTCTGCGGCGAGACTGGCCATTCGACATGGGACTTCTACACTC TCAAAGAATGCGTAAGATGGGACCAGCACGCCCTAGGTGCCGGGAACGTCACGGCCAGCTTGATCGACATGCACAGCATCCACATCTACACCGCCTGCGACAGCGACCCGCTGAAGAACGCCGTAGCTCCTCGCTCAGCGGAACGAGCGATCGAAATCTGCGCCTCTCTAATCGACCTAGCTCGGATCGAGAACGGCGTCCCAGCCAGCGTACCTCGCCAATCAATCTGCTTCGACGAATGGAACGTCTGGGACCCCAAACGCGCACCCGGCGATCTCGGAGCTGAAGAGCAATACACACTCTCCGACGCACTGGCAGTAGGCATATGGCTGAACGTCTTCATCCGACAGAGCAAACACGTCGGCATGGCGAATATTGCGCAGAGCGTCAATGTGATTTCGCCGTTGATGACCTCGAAAGATGGGATTTACAAGCAGACGATCTGGTGGCCGCTGTTGTTGTTTAGCAAGTATATGCGCGGACACACGATCGCCACGCATGTGAGCTGTGGAGCTTACGAGGGCGAGACGGAGCCGAAGTGGTTGCAGACTGCGGCGGATACGCCTTGGCTTGATGTGTCTGCGACTGTCAGTGAGGATGGATGGGTCAGTATGGCGGTTGTCAATGTGCACCAAACTGACGATTTTGAGGTCAAGCTGGATGGTGTCGGTGCCGAGGGTGGTAAGGTTGACGTGTATACCGTCACAGGCAAGGAGTGGAACGTCACAAATACTGCAGACACGCAGTCTGTGGGCATCGAGGAGAGTACGTGGGATGGTCAGGGGTCGTACAAGTTCTCGAAGATGAGCGTGACAATGCTGCGGTGGAAGGCGTGA
- a CDS encoding Low glucose sensor SNF3: protein MALPPKWYQFLVSVFASLGSVLYGYDLGVIAGAVASNNFVATFDPTKAETGAVVSVFTGGAFFGAGLAGPAGDYLGRKKTILLGALIFILGGGLQAGAQNLGYLYAGRAIAGLGVGFLVMIIPLYQAELAHPDIRGRVTALQQFMLGVGALVSKSEGQKTSTVWNMRAASLA, encoded by the exons ATGGCGTTGCCTCCAAAGTGGTATC AGTTCCTGGTCTCTGTCTTCGCGTCCCTAGGCAGTGTGCTCTACGGATATGATCTCGGTGTCATCGCAGGCGCTGTTGCGTCGAACAACTTCGTCGCGACCTTTGACCCGACCAAAGCTGAAACGGGGGCTGTCGTGTCGGTCTTCACAGGAGGCGCTTTCTTTGGAGCAGGGCTTGCAGGTCCCGCTGGCGACTATCTTGGACGCAAGAAGACGATCTTGCTCGGTGCCCTGATCTTCATCTTAGGAGGTGGACTACAGGCTGGCGCTCAGAATTTGGGATATCTCTATGCTGGACGAGCAATTGCTGGACTTGGCGTTGGCTTTCTTGTCATGATTATCCCCCTCTACCAGGCCGAGCTCGCGCATCCTGATATCCGTGGCCGTGTGACTGCGTTGCAACAGTTCATGTTGGGAGTTGGAGCGCTGGTGAGTAAATCCGAAGGGCAGAAGACATCAACTGTCTGGAACATGCGCGCGGCATCCCTAGCTTAG
- a CDS encoding MFS glucose transporter mfs1, whose product MLIMFFPESPRWLIDHGYAEEGLRTLAKLHSHGDTSNAWVVAEYNQIQDMITFEHDHEAKSYKELFTNRSSFRRLFLAVSIQASVQMTGVSAIQYYSPDIFRQIGIPGSDTLKYQGISSIIALIAQFCCILFIDYTGRRWAMIGGNLGNCVTFIIATILLAKFPPGESNNKAASWGFILITWVYNFSFSATNGPLSWIVPAEIFDTRTRSKGVSIATMMSFAFNTMIGQVTPIAIENIGWRFYLVFVICNFTNAIFFWAIQPETAKRPLEEMNYLFTNAPLFVPSMNMKDFDQHDLEHRVAEVEAKGSIHSHIEERQQRDF is encoded by the exons ATGTTGATCATGTTCTTCCCTGAGTCCCCTCG ATGGCTCATCGATCATGGCTACGCCGAGGAAGGCCTCCGTACACTCGCCAAGCTCCACTCACACGGCGATACATCGAATGCCTGGGTTGTTGCTGAGTACAATCAGATCCAGGACATGATCACCTTCGAACACGACCACGAGGCGAAGTCCTATAAGGAGCTGTTCACCAACAGGTCCTCATTCCGCCGTCTTTTTCTTGCTGTCAGCATCCAGGCCTCTGTTCAGATGACGGGTGTATCTGCGATTCAATATTACTCTCCAG ACATCTTCCGCCAAATCGGCATCCCAGGCTCTGATACCCTCAAGTACCAAGGCATCAGCTCCATCATCGCTCTCATCGCGCAGTTCTGCTGCATCCTCTTCATCGATTACACTGGTCGACGATGGGCTATGATCGGTGGCAATCTAGGCAATTGCGTGACCTTTATAATCGCAACGATCCTGCTGGCTAAATTCCCGCCTGGCGAGTCGAACAATAAAGCTGCATCTTGGGGCTTCATTCTAATCACTTGGGTGTATAATTTCAGTTTCTCGGCAACAAACGGGCCCCTGTCTTGGATCGTGCCCGCTGAGATATTCGACACCAGGACACGATCCAAGGGTGTTTCCATAGCGACGATGATGTCGTTTGCTTTCAACACCATGATCGGGCAGGTCACACCCATCGCCATCGAGAACATTGGGTGGAGGTTCTATCTCGTCTTTGTGATCTGTAACTTCACCAACGCCATCTTCTTTT GGGCGATACAGCCAGAAACGGCCAAGAGGCCGCTGGAGGAGATGAACTACCTGTTCACGAACGCTCCGCTCTTTGTTCCATCGATGAATATGAAGGATTTCGATCAGCACGATCTGGAACACAGAGTCGCAGAGGTGGAGGCGAAGGGAAGCATTCACAGCCATATTGAGGAAAGACAGCAGCGTGATTTCTGA
- a CDS encoding Methyltransferase pytC, translated as MAEKYPEAQIVGTDLSAIQPGAVPPGVQFEIDDWDDDWTYSAPFDFVHNRFNCTAVSNWSQICSKSFAALKPGGWIELADLTNPPHSDDGSIPINSQLCQFFIELTEGCSKAGRDLHAPKKWPSYVSEAGFTNIHERTFKVPIGGWP; from the exons ATGGCGGAGAAGTACCCCGAGGCTCAAATAGTTGGAACGGACCTCAGTGCAATCCAGCCTGGAGCTGTCCCACCTGGGGTGCAATTTGAGATTGACGATTG GGATGACGACTGGACGTACTCGGCACCATTCGACTTCGTGCACAACCGCTTCAACTGCACTGCCGTAAGCAACTGGTCGCAAATATGCAGCAAATCGTTCGCCGCGCTGAAGCCCGGTGGATGGATCGAGCTCGCAGA CCTCACAAACCCTCCCCACTCCGACGACGGCTCCATCCCCATCAACAGCCAACTCTGCCAATTCTTCATCGAACTAACCGAAGGCTGCTCAAAAGCCGGCCGCGACTTGCACGCCCCAAAGAAATGGCCCAGCTACGTCTCCGAAGCCGGATTCACAAACATCCACGAGCGCACATTCAAAGTCCCCATCGGCGGCTGGCCCTAG
- a CDS encoding Prolyl 4-hydroxylase 1 has product MPGDSSRYRTAVEIGGIALILYVLLGAPGLYSSGSDRTTQQEVPIAKAKIEQLVYRSPGLRCEKHGFNTHIFSTDPLVVYIEDFLSDQEVEHLIELSEDKWNISTVSNEGIEAVDDSVRKSEKAAIKRDKTVQCIEQRALSFQGWPLETFIERLWTQRYNTTGHYALHYDWGMATKQSRRVSSFMVYLKGDCVGGGTQFPHLPMPQERKWCEFIECDGNGGSEGVTFKPLKGSAVFWMNFDAEGRGYKETIHAGLPIVSGQKIGLNIWSWYQAGHKIPVES; this is encoded by the exons ATGCCTGGGGACTCGTCTCGATATCGTACGGCTGTTGAGATAGGCGGCATAGCACTCATCTTGTATGTCTTGCTTGGAGCTCCAGGACTATACTCTTCTGGTAGTGACCGCACGACTCAGCAAGAAGTCCCCATTGCGAAGGCCAAGATTGAGCAGCTCGTGTATCGCTCCCCAGGACTGCGATGTGAGAAGCATGGGTTCAACACTCACATCTTCTCGACCGACCCTCTCGTCGTGTACATTGAGGACTTCCTGAGTGATCAGGAAGTCGAGCATCTCATCGAACTGAG CGAAGACAAGTGGAACATCTCCACAGTCAGCAATGAAGGCATCGAAGCTGTTGACGACAGCGTCCGCAAGTCGGAGAAAGCCGCAATCAAGCGCGACAAGACTGTCCAATGTATCGAACAACGAGCTTTGTCCTTCCAGGGTTGGCCACTAGAGACTTTCATCGAACGACTTTGGACGCAACGATACAACACCACTGGACACTACGCGCTACACTACGACTGGGGCATGGCCACGAAGCAATCTAGACGGGTCAGCAGCTTCATGGTCTACCTGAAAGGCGACTGTGTCGGTGGTGGTACTCAATTCCCGCACCTACCCATGCCACAGGAACGTAAGTGGTGCGAATTCATCGAGTGTGATGGCAATGGCGGGTCCGAAGGGGTCACTTTCAAGCCGCTGAAAGGTAGTGCAGTCTTCTGGATGAACTTCGATGCCGAAGGTCGTGGATACAAGGAAACGATTCATGCTGGTCTGCCTATCGTCTCGGGCCAGAAGATCGGATTGAATATCTGGTCGTGGTATCAAGCAGGCCACAAAATACCAGTCGAATCATGA
- a CDS encoding Serine/threonine-protein phosphatase PP-Z: MGNQPSKEKDGKSRDGSQTPTGPSLDSYPSFSKSDTKESARSFRNALRTKIPGKSSSDSPRASTTNLAGDQSTTSLDKTDSQSVRSATSGKSDKRHSRNLSNSETPRRGSLADEDEPQPPPSPTMSATIGGAHSIEEAQRSGEVDAVSDAPPQGNIHQSHNKEPTESILMKKSAPTQGAAAALAIAESDTRSGSTPGNMDIGALKPADLDDMIKRLVDAGYAGKVTKTVCLKNAEITAICNAARELFLSQPALLELSPPVKIVGDVHGQYTDLIRMFEMCGFPPNSNFLFLGDYVDRGKQSLETILLLLCYKLRFPENFFLLRGNHECANVTRVYGFYDECKRRCNVKVWKTFVDCFNTLPIAAIVAGKIFCVHGGLSPSLSHMDDIRNIARPTDVPDYGLLNDLLWSDPADMEADWEANERGVSYCFGKKVIMEFLQKHDFDLVCRAHMVVEDGYEFFNERILVTVFSAPNYCGEFDNWGAVMSVSGELLCSFELLKPLDSSALKSHIKKGRNKRQNMLNSPPASQFPQSY, encoded by the exons ATGGGTAACCAGCCCTCAAAAGAGAAAGACGGCAAGAGCAGAGACGGATCGCAGACTCCTACGGGGCCCAGCCTCGACTCATACCCGTCATTCAGCAAGTCAGATACGAAAGAATCAGCCCGCTCCTTCCGAAATGCCCTCCGTACCAAGATACCCGGCAAATCATCCTCCGACAGCCCGCGCGCTTCAACTACGAACCTGGCCGGAGACCAGTCGACTACGAGCCTCGATAAGACCGATTCGCAGTCTGTCAGGTCCGCAACTAGCGGAAAGTCCGACAAGCGACATTCAAGGAACTTGTCCAACTCAGAGACACCGCGACGGGGCAGCTTGGCAGACGAAGATGAGCCACAGCCACCGCCGTCTCCGACCATGTCGGCGACAATAGGCGGAGCACATTCGATCGAAGAGGCGCAGCGAAGTGGTGAGGTCGATGCTGTGTCGGATGCACCGCCGCAAGGCAACATCCACCAGTCGCACAACAAAGAGCCAACCGAGTCCATCTTGATGAAGAAAAGCGCACCAACACAAGGTGCAGCTGCGGCTCTGGCCATTGCAGAGTCAGATACTCGCTCGGGGTCTACTCCTGGCAACATGGACATTGGTGCCTTGAAACCAGCAGATCTTGATGATATGATCAAGAGGCTTGTGGACGCGGGCTACGCCGGCAAGGTGACCAAAACGGTATGCCTCAAGAATGCCGAGATCACGGCTATCTGCAATGCTGCAAGAGAGCTGTTTCTCTCCCAGCCAGCACTATTGGAACTCTCACCACCAGTGAAGATTGTCGGTGATGTACACGGGCAGTATACTGACCTCATTCGAATGTTCGAGATGTGCGGGTTCCCACCAAACAGCAACTTCTTGTTCCTTGGCGACTACGTCGATCGTGGCAAACAGAGTCTGGAGACAATTCTTCTGCTGCTGTGCTACAAACTTCGCTTCCCGGAAAATTTCTTCCTGCTACGAGGTAATCACGAATGCGCCAATGTCACTCGCGTGTATGGATTCTACGACGAGTGCAAGCGCAGGTGCAATGTCAAGGTGTGGAAGACCTTTGTCGACTGCTTCAACACCTTACCAATTGCTGCGATCGTTGCAGGCAAAATCTTCTGCGTTCATGGTGGCCTTTCGCCATCACTTTCACACATGGATGATATCAGGAATATTGCCAGACCGACAGACGTTCCGGATTATGGATTGCTGAACGATCTTCTATGGTCAGATCCTGCTGATATGGAAGCAGATTGGGAGGCGAATGAAAGAGGCGTGAGTTATTGCTTCGGAAAGAAGGTCATTATGGAGTTTTTGCAGAAGCATGACTTTGATCTGGTGTGTCGAGCGCACATGGTGGTTGAGGACGGCTACGAGTTCTTCAATGAGCGGATCTTGGTCACTGTCTTCTCTGCACCCAAC TATTGCGGCGAATTCGACAACTGGGGCGCTGTCATGAGCGTCTCGGGTGAGCTTCTGTGCTCCTTTGAGCTTCTGAAGCCTCTTGATTCCAGTGCGCTGAAGAGCCATATCAAGAAGGGGAGGAACAAGCGACAGAACATGCTGAATAGTCCC CCCGCAAGTCAATTCCCTCAGAGTTACTAG
- a CDS encoding Protoheme IX farnesyltransferase, mitochondrial, with amino-acid sequence MLFETEHDAKMSRTRNRPLVRGLLSRRAAILFAIATGIFGTGLLWNGVNPTTALLGAGNIVLYGFAYTFSKRVHPINTWIGAIVGGIPPLMGWCAAASQYSTTVASLSDPSTIAAEAKELLLTEQAAGGWLIAALLFAWQFPHFFALSHGVRHEYASAGYKMLTSSNIPMAARVSLRYSFVMFPICIGLSYYQVTDPAFIATSSMINGWMLKEAVRMWRLNGEKGSARALFWASVWHLPIVLVLAMVQKKGLWSRAWNGVFGEPELEEEWEEDL; translated from the coding sequence ATGCTCTTCGAGACAGAACACGATGCAAAGATGAGTAGGACGCGGAACAGGCCATTGGTACGAGGTTTGCTGAGCCGGAGAGCTGCAATACTGTTTGCAATAGCAACGGGCATTTTCGGCACCGGCTTGCTGTGGAATGGAGTGAACCCTACAACAGCATTGCTAGGTGCTGGTAACATTGTGCTCTACGGCTTTGCGTATACATTCTCCAAGAGGGTGCATCCCATCAACACGTGGATCGGAGCCATTGTTGGGGGAATTCCACCACTCATGGGATGGTGCGCGGCCGCCAGTCAGTACAGCACAACGGTCGCATCACTATCAGACCCATCGACGATTGCTGCAGAAGCAAAAGAGCTTCTTCTCACTGAGCAAGCAGCCGGCGGGTGGCTCATTGCAGCTTTGCTGTTTGCCTGGCAGTTCCCGCACTTCTTTGCTCTGTCGCACGGCGTGAGGCACGAGTATGCCAGTGCAGGATACAAGATGTTGACATCGTCAAACATCCCCATGGCTGCGAGGGTGTCGTTGCGCTACAGTTTTGTCATGTTCCCGATCTGCATTGGCTTGAGCTACTATCAAGTGACGGACCCGGCTTTCATCGCGACAAGCAGCATGATCAATGGATGGATGCTTAAGGAGGCTGTGAGGATGTGGCGGTTGAACGGTGAGAAGGGGTCTGCGAGAGCACTCTTCTGGGCGAGTGTGTGGCATTTGCCGATTGTGCTGGTGCTCGCCATGGTGCAGAAGAAGGGGCTCTGGAGCAGAGCATGGAATGGAGTGTTCGGTGAGCCAGAACTCGAAGAGGAATGGGAAGAAGACTTGTAG